ataatttttttttataaaatttacaataaaGTAATGTTAGTAACGTTTCctccaaacctttttttttttacttcttattTATGATACATCTTGAAAATCTTAGAAGCGGATAGCGTGTTGGATTGAACGTGAATAGACTAATGAATTCATCATCTGAGTATCTTGTAGGGTCCACAAAACTTACCTTAATTGTTCCCTATCTTAATGTTAACAAAATAGTGTTTCATCAAACTTTTTTTACTCCTTATTTATGATACATCCCGAAAATCCTATAAATCGATTGTGCATTGGATTGAACATGAACAGACTAATAAACTTACCACCCGAGTATCTCGTGGGATCTACAAAGCTTACCTTAGTTGTGCCCTAACTTAttgttagcattttttttttttttttttttgggggtatttaTTCACTATTGAGTATTCACACCAATTATGGGACCCATTAAAAACAATCTGGACCCCACATGTGTACCCAAATTTGGGTCCACGCTCACCACGTTGTTCTGTACAGGAATCAGGGACGACTGAgcagaaaaagataaaagagaatTGAGTAAAGGGTGGGTGCGTCGGAGTGTAGCTATGTCCACGTGGCACTACATGGCAGGCTCAGTTCGGCAAATGATACGTGGCAGATGCCCAGTTTGTCAGTTATTTAATCCCACGCTTCAGTCTTTAGTCTAATCTTTACCTctttctttgtaaatttttttttcttaaaaaaaaaaaaaaaattaaccaaggCTACGATAAACTCGAGCCTATATTCCGGAAATACCCCTAGTATATCGCTGGAATTAAGGGACTGACCGGATCTTTGTTGGTTACGAAATTGGAGCCAAGTAGGAAGAAGGGCTTTTCTGGTAACCGAatcctaaaataaacaaaaccaaaaccaacacacaaatctctctctatctctctctctctcttcttttacttttactttgttattgttattattccATCTAAAAAAgtgggtttattttttatttattaaaatttaattgtaaaccaaaccaaaccctaAATAAACCCCACCATACAGGCTTGCCACCTCTATTGCATGCCCTTTTGTTCATTAGCTCGTCCTTGTCGTTGCCTCTCATATCAATACTATATCTTCCCCCCTTCTAAAAAGCCTAAAGATAAGAAAACCcattcaacaacaaaaacccaacaCACAACTAAACGCATACAAATAGCTAGAGATAGAGCCAGACTCATAGAATacacaaacaaaaatcaaaaacacaaaacaaaactctCCCATATATATCATCTATCTTCATGGCTGTCGAGGCTCGGCATCTCAATCTCTTCCCTTCTCAACTCATAGGAAACAGGTacacatatctctctctctctctctctctctattgtgtgtttgttttggcaaAACTAATGGGAAAGCGATGAACTTTGCAGGGAAATGATGAACCCCATTGAAGCAAACGCAAACATGTACAACAACAACCAGATGGGATACACATACACAGTTCCATTATCAGGAACAACAACAGAGACTATGTTGCCAGCTGCATACAATTCTTTGATGAACGATTCGATTCCTCAAAAGGCAGCGATAAAATCAGAGAGCGGTCTCACCTATAACATCCCTATTCCCATCTCGAGAAAGCGCTCAAGAGACTCCATGATCAACCCCAGCTTGAGCTTCCTCTCTCATCACCAAACCACTCCTCAGCCACAAAAGAATTGCGGGTCCTTCTCTTTTCTCGGTGAAGACATTTCCTTTCAGATCCAACAACACCAATTCGATATCGACCGTCTCATTTCTCAACATGTACGTATTCACAAGAACATACATATACACATGTTTTATTCAATATCCAATACAAAGTCTTTACCTTTTGATTAAAGGGTCACTGaaagttttggtttttgggtgTGTTTTTTTTCAGATGGAGAAGGTGAGGATGGAgatagaagaaaagagaaaaagacaaGCTCGGAGGATTGTTGAAGCAATAGAAGTGGGGATGATGAAGAGGCTAAAGGCTAAAGAGGAAGAGATAGAGAAAATTGGTAAAATGAACTGGGCTTTAGAAGAGAGAGTGAAATCGTTGTGCATAGAGAATCAAATTTGGCGTGACTTAGCCCAAACCAACGAGGCCACAGCCAATGCTTTGAGATCAAACTTAGAACAAGTCTTGGCAGCGCAGGTTAAGGAAGAACGCACCCACGGCGCAGCATTAGACGAAGCAGCACTACTCATGGACGATGCACAGTCGTGCTGTGGAAGCAGCGGCGAAGAAGAAGATCATCATCATAGagacgttgttgttgttgaaggaGGGAGGCGCACGTTAGCATGTGGGGTGGCGCAGGATAAGGAGGATGATGGTAATGGTAATGGTAATTATTATAATGAAAATTACAAGACTAGTAGTGAATGTGGGAACAATAGGTGGTGCAGGAACTGTGGCAAACAAGAGTCGTGTGTACTGCTTTTGCCCTGTAGACACCTCTGTCTATGTACTGTTTGTGGGTCTACGCTTCACATTTGCCCCATCTGTAAATCCCCCAAGAACGCCAGTGTCCATGTTAACATGTCttgaaaattttacatataCCCAATTCACCATAAAtcccaatttttctttttcttaatttgtctttcttttcttttctttttctctttcttttttcattctgtatgtattgctctctctctcttttaaggTACATTAAATTTGGAAATCTTCTAGCATTGTAGTTGAAATTAAAAGGCCTccaaaaatcaagaaaaccaAGTTGTAAATTTGAGCCCATTTTTTAAGGCTAATTTTGTTTGATcccgttgaaaaaaaaaaatttacataccAATTCACCACATAtcccaatttttctttttgtatgtatTTCTCTATTTTGGTACATTAAATTTGGAAATCTTCTAGCACTGTAGTTCTTCAAAATCAAGAAGCCAAGTTGTAAAAGATTTGAGGCCATTTTTTAGGCTAATTTTGTTTGATCCCTTACCTAGTTTTGTTGATAGACATTACTAGGTTTGttttacttttaacttttagttttaaaaacttttgaaaggCCGTGGATAATGCAAGCAAGCGTATCATCACAAAACTCTTTGCTCAAGGTAGTTCGGGAGttaaggccaaaaaaaaaaaaagttggggtCAAGACTGAAGACTCGAAAGAAGTGAAGAGGATGGGAAAGAAAGGATCATATTCATGGATGATGTTGATATAATGTGGGTCCCAAATGTGGGACCCAAGGCCAATCTACCTGACAGCTAGTACATTGTAATGTGTagtacaataacaacaacaacaataataatagtatattattatatagaCCAACAACTACTGCTACTACTATTACTAGTCCTAGTACAAGTACTAAGGGTAAGGGGGGAGTGGGGTTTGGGTCGGAGCGTGTACGCCACGCTCCATTAAGTAAAAGCGTGGGGTCAACGAGATGGGGAAATCTGAAAAAGACAGGTGTGAGGCAAAAGCTGACACGTAGGACGCGCGCAATTGTCGCTGTTGTTGCTCTCTGAGCAATAGTTGTACTATATGGCATTGGTATTGGTTTTGGaattttggtatcagagccatatAGCCCCAAGTGGGCAACGCAATGCTCtctcagctttttttttttttttaagacccaaaagaaaaaaaaacaaagatgaaACCGACACCACAATGGGTGGTTGGAATAGTCCTcccaacaacaaaacaaaaatttaaacgTTAAATTATTGGTTgctactattaaaaaaattgaaacaaaaagtaacaattttttCCCACAATGTACGAAgaactataaataaaaaaataaaataaaataaaaagtgtatGCATCTTGATATAGTTGCGTATTATAGACGACGACGttatcatttctttttgaaaaatatcatcgagttaaaatattataatttcttgTCACTTTCAAATAGGGACTAGAGAAGTAGTACCCACGAGAATagtaatgatttttttgtttttaaatagttttaatttatagtgtttttcattcactttttattataactctttattatttgacaaaaatacattgaattttaaattttttatttataaacataaaaaattttactaactttttttttttttttttagagtttttaacTTATCATGTCTGCTCCTGAaaataattctttattattagattgagataccaatcagttttttgtgTAGACGGCGATTGAAACCCAAATCTTTTACTCATTCAtgaaaaattttaccaattgaattaATTCAAACCTatgaaaattttactaaaaactataataatttgtttaatttatttatgatatgggtgttaaaagttaaaaataataataataatttatgggGTACAGCTAAAGTTGGGGGTGGTGATGGTACAAACTACTATGTTTGGGAGAAAAAGCAAACGAAGAAAACGATGATGAGGATTGTGCTTTGTTGCAGTGATAAATAATGGTCATATGGGGGGGTCTTAAATGGTGGGTACGTGTGTGTTTTGACTGGTGATTAGTTATTACTGCTGATGTAAATAAATGTTGGCGGTTAGGATTTTCTTTTGGCACGGTTGAATAGGTTGGCGATGAtgataaatatacatatatatttacttttttgtcaGTCTGTTTATTTGTCTATGTACTAAATGGTCCACCTAATAAACaggaaaaaagtaaaagattttttttttttgaagtggtcCAAAGTTTGAGGAATTTATGGGGGTGTTTTGGTTTTTACAAGTGATTGCCACGTGATTTGTGGTTGTCATGTCCTTTTACTAGAGGTGGAAAAAGTTTTTGCCGTATGTGTTTTGGTTACAATGAGTGACTTTGGATAAGAAAACATTGTTTTCCATTGATTTGCATGTTGGTTGTAATTTAAacttatagattttttttatacttatttttcatcatttaggctttcttcttcttttttttgaataattatttcCACTTTGTTAatacatttttagattttaaaatgagctttgattattttaaggaaacataaaagttcacaaaatgatttaattaacTATATAATATAGTTActaatgaattattattatacttACAAAATGATTTAATTGTAACTTGAAAAATACATCTACTAATGCATTATGATACcctttttctatattttctttaatctaTCATTTATTCGaaatattatattaaagaatacaaataaaaaagaaacatttgGATCATTTCTTAATTATCATATAAAGGTCAAAAGCTCAATAAACTTATGGAaatctcttttctcttctctacattctagaaacaaaaataagaaaatgttacaacatttCTTTAATTATCttcccttctttctctcttatctACAATCACAAAATGGAAACTTCCcttccctctcctttttctttcctttcccctTTACgcctttgtttttttccttcccaAAAAGTCAATAGATAAATAAGAGTAATATTGTGCATTCATTGACCTTTTTATGGGAATTGGAAAAATTTGCCACTTACGTAGAGTTCTTAACCTATGCGGagatatgaaaacaaaaaagcaaaatcaatacgagatttgaaagaattatgtAACTCATATTCAaaaatgctatatatatatatatatatatatgggttatGTTAAGTGGCACAGTAAGGTGGGGTTAACACACCACTGTATGTCATAATCTTTGTAAGTCACCCGGTTTTATGTTAATATTTTGTCAGCTTTATAGATTTCAGAATTAGCATTATacaatttttctaatttatctaatttttttaattaagtgaGACTTACATTATTTTAACCTTAATAAGCACCGTGCTCGTTGACATTTGCATATATGTATTAGTAAATTTTGCACGtatccatccaaaaaaaaagtctgtAGAATACTAGTATTTTAGGCAAGTTAGGTTTATTATTAGTTAGGAgtattacttaaaaaaagttatagtatttaataataaaaaaaacaaaaaatttatatatctaGTAGGAATGATGCTACCTTTTAACGAATAATCTTTTCTAACATTTTTGTGGTGTATAAGATGTTTGTGTCTTTAACTAGATGGTATCTTCCCCACTTTTCTTCGTTTGTCCCAACtctaaactttaatttttttattaaaaaataaaatacaagaaCTAACCCATTTACTTTCTTTTGGCTTTACTTGGtcacaaatcacaatcaaatagtactactatttttttagACTTATctcacaaagaaaagaaaaaaaaatcaaaaggcgGAGATAATTGCCGTCAATATAGGAATCAAAGACCatgcttttttttcctttttttatttttttcccattgaCATTTTCCAATGAGTTGTACAAATCACCTTGGAATAAACTCCACCATAAAATTAGGTCTCACATTTATTTTGGGTctattattgtttgtttgtacCACTCAATATCAAATGCTCAATAGTCTTTGCCGCATTTTGGAAGATGCCTAGATTGTTTAGCAATCGCATTCAAACTCTCAATTTAATGAGtattttgagaatcaaaaaaacttaaataataaattcaattcgaattattttttgttgttccAACTAATAGGCCAATTTTAGAACAATATGTCTGATctgacccccaaaaaaaaaaagcaaagggTCCCACACATAAACAGGTACAAACGCCAAAGTTAGCATTTAATGAGAAAGAGTAATAAACAAAGACAACACAAAAATAATgggagattttgtttttttgggatGGGATCTTTGACCCCACAAACCATTTGTGGGACCCTCAGCAAGATCAGGACCATCTGTCCCTTTATGACCGGCATACCCTCTGGCCTCTATAACACGTGAATCTGATTCCcactccttttttttcctttttccttatTATCATCATTATCTACTTAGTTAATTATTCcacaatttaattaattaattggctACTACTATAGACTATACACATAAGATTAAATTATTGCTATCCTAGATTAGACATTTTGTATTTGACTAGTTTTTGTGTGACAATGATGTATATGTTTATCAAACTATTTGAATTAAATggttggtttattttattttattttattaatttttttgttttttggtttaaatgGACTTGCCAACTATAGACTACTTGTTGCCTAGGAATCTAATCAAAAGTTAAAGAACATTTTacctaaaaaagaaatgatacCGCTTTTGGTgagttttcaaaatattttaatctaTTATTATCTAATTGTGAGACTAATTGTAGCATTGAAACACCATAATGGCCACTAGTGGATATGGACAAGACTTTTGATGGGgaaagagttttttatttttatttttatttatttttgttactttttttttcctttccatttattattaatttaataagtcATGGAAATAGTTGGCCTGTCTTTGAACGCTTTTGCACGTCACTACTTGCCTTCTtggaaattattattaattttatttatttatttattttggataactCTTGAATGTCTTctattacttttaatttttatgttttctattttttatatgtgtttttttaagGTTGTACCAAGCCAGTCTAGTAGGTACGAGATGCTTTTgtgtaactatatatatatatatatatattaaaacagAAATCAAGTTCAAACCTATCATCAAATTAAAGTTATGTATTCGAATttagtttataaatatttaaatttatgatCTTAATTTAACcaagttttctttttgatatAATTCATGAGTAAACATTACAACTAAAACTTTATACCTTTACCTAAATTGATTCTCATCTGTTACCACCATTAGTTATTGTTATGATAttcttctcaataaaaaaagttattgcTATGATAACATTGATGGAGCTACATAAATAGATTATTTCATGGTCAATCTTATATCTATAATATaacataacaataaaaaatcatcaacctCATAttcggttaatgtgtgcccaCTATCTATTTTCGGAAACATTTTCtctgaaattgaaaaagctgttaatactttttcaatttccaaaatttttttttccaaaaatgaaaattattgtgtgccCTTAGGACACATATTAGAAAAATCCTATATGAAATACTAAGATAGTAGAAAACTCATCAACCACATAACACAATAAAACTTAGAATCAcgattttaggttttttttaatgttatttataaGTTTTCCACACCACAAACAATATTTAGATTATAATAATCAAATCACTTGTTTACAGGCTTGTTAAAGGTGGGATTCAATTAATAATTCAATGATAATAACATTCTTTGTGATACCTCATATGTCTGTAGTTCAAACCCCACATCTTTCTCCCCTACTATTtacttatcataaaaaaaaataataataaataaaagaagagaataaGCGAGGTTGTTAAATGTTTTTGCGTAGCTCTTTCTATTCCAAGCCTTATAGAATAGCTTATGAGGGCTTCACTTGATTGCtaagtaaacaaacaaaacaagtattcttttttctccctctttctttctttctttctttcctttttttctaaATGGAACCCCATCACTTCATAAATgtaattattcttttgttagGTAATTAAGAAATCTCATCACATTCCCTTAATTATTTAGCAAATGGATGCATTTAGTCATTTGAAACTTCAAATTTCCTTGTTTTACTTTTACCCTCCATTTGTTTAtgtagaaatcttttttttttttttaagtattttttatattggaaAACACAGTcaacaaaaaactttttttcctAGGGTCAACGAAATACAATCCCAAAAGATCAAAGAATGTTATCCAGAATGTTACATTGATCAGTGAAAACAAACTTCACATCACAAAAAACCTCTCATGATATTAACTTCTCAATCTTCATGCGATACATATAATAGAAAATATCTTCTACCTAAACATTTTTAAGGTGGTAACTGAACACATGAATACACCTATATATATCACCTTATTTTTAGGGTTGCAACCGAACACACGAATATAACTTATAtagattttccaaaaaaatattttatatcgaaacaaacaaagcataaaatttAGCAAAATCAATAagagtattaaaatatattttcacacacttttttctctaatttcttaacacatattcatatgacttgtccaaaaaaaaaatagtatttataTGTTgtactttaattttctttcttcttccacCAATTGTTCAAACATGCATTTTTCTAAGCATGTTCTAGAGATGgattaaaaagtaaattaataatttgaattcaatGGTTTTGTTGAGTACCAAAAGCTCCTCAGTCATCAGCAACCACCCACCTTCACGCGACTTAGGCATTAATTATTGAACTAAAATTGAAGGTTTCCTACTTCCCATCCCATGTTGATCATCATAAAGTGttccttgtttttcttcttcttctttttcttagtTAGGTTAAGTTCCTTTCTAATTAAATACATGTTGTTCGTGCTTTATTTATGACATATAACTATGAATTACACGCATTATTTTAGGCGACCCACATTATATAGTACACGGCTTAACCATTAAAATCTATCACCCTTTCTTAGTCCCATCAATTGACTAATTGTTTGATATGACTAGTTCATATGTCTCTCATTGATAAATTTCTTTATTCCAATCAATTTGCTGTATGTATTTCTGATATGTCCCAAAGAATCTTATTGCATTAAATGTTTACGATTTTCTTATTTGGTGAAACTTCAATGCCATTGCCAGTTGGGTTATCAACAAAACATTAGGTCATTATCACACTAGGTCACATCCCCATCCTTTGATCATGGATGATGTCTACAATAaaaagcaataataataataaattctttttaaataacattaacaacaatgttaattttttattgcttttttttaccaaaaacaaaaatacccaGATCAAGAACTTTAATTATcaactatttttaaatttaaatattcatttttattgcttttataaaataaaacaaaacaaaaaacaaaaaatacccATGAACAAGAACTTTAATTATCACCtatttttaaagttaaatattaatattttattgcttaaaaaaaacccataacaaGAACTTTAATTATTACTTCTTTTTAAAGCTAAACTTTTTCTGTAATGACATTGggaataatgaagaaaataataaagttgaaaattttatggAGATGTCTGAGAAGTGTTTTAAAAGTTGAGACTAGTGATATATCTCTCTCCCCCGGTTGGTTCAACCTTTAGCTTAGGTTGTGCTTAATTAAAACTCAAATTCATTGCGTCAACAGGCGGCTAAGTAAGAAATTATTTGTTagtttcttttataaaaaatattttaatttttttttaattggttgtATTATCTTTCACTTCATCATAAACTGCCATACGTTAAGAAAtcagtttgaactttgaacatGGACCCCTCACAATTCAAggatgataaaataattttattatttttgcttaaaagtcagtgattgaaaagaaaaaaaaaatagtgattaaAAGAATCACAATTTTAGTTGCAATATTAATTAAGCGGGTTGGCTGTGGATTACATCGATCAAGCATCATGGGTCGATTAGTGCATACTCATGATGGTGGACCCAAAAAGCTTGTACTGTCATCAAATTTATTCGATAGTGACTGAAagacatttgttaatttttttcttcaaagagattttattccaattaaaaaaaggggggggaaGGAGGgaattgaatttaataaaaatgatatggTATCTTTGGATATAATTGGGATTGTCAAAGGAGGAGGATTTAACATTTAAGTAGTAATTTTATTTGTCAAAATGGAACAAATCATGAAGGTGTTTTAGTTGAGTGGTGCATTGCACATTGGAATCcccaaaccaaactttttcaaatgCCTTTACCCAAATCATCAACCAAGGCACACATTTTATTAATGCCAAAGTAAAGCCAACCAACACAAGCACACCCCCATGTCTCCTTCCAAGGAAAGAGATGTGTGAATAAATAAACTAACCTAACTTCATAGCTTTGGTCCCCTTCCAATGGAATCACACATCTATTTCATGTGGGTCATACTCATATGTCATATCATTACCGccacctttaaaaaaatatgacataaAAATATCCCTAGTAAATATGcgatatcattattatttttgtttttttatataaagaaaattaaaattttaacctttgatttttttgctctataatgattattttaaatcATGCATCTCAAGTCAAGctatcaattaaatttttttatgtaggAATGgttcaaatctcaaatttctgACTTGAGAATGAGAAAatttactagttgaactaattaaaacctatttatttgaaagattaTAAGAGCATGCTGAAATTCATCGTCACGTACACACTATACACCGGGCCAACAAAATGCCGACGCGAGGACAATGACACACGACCCAatggcatatatatatttttcttttcttgagaACCTAAAGGGAAACCCTAAGTATCAACGCCCATGCTTgtgactttttttaattttatcttttaggtTTCAAGGATTGAGCTTGGTGTAAAGAGATGGAAAGGTGTGTCGCATAAGTTGTCCACTTTGGTGATATAAACCATATTCCATTTTTCAGTTGAGGTGGGGCTACCAAGTAATGGACAGTACAAAGCATAGAATATGGATCCAATTAAGAGGAATGGGGGCCATGATGGGAACCCTAACTTTCTTCCCTTGCGAAAGGGGGCACTCATGTACTACTCTATCATCTTAGAATTGATTTGCTTGCTTCCTTTTGTTTTCTCCTATACATATCGCTTTAATTAAGGACCCCACATAGGCACcaatatcacaatttttttttgggaggtaAGTAACCCATGTCACAAGTCACTTAAGACAAAATTGATAAGACCTAGGCCAGATCAAGTTAGAAATTAAGATGGTCCCAAAAGTAGCATATCTTAAGAATATGAATCATAAGTCAAAAGAAACAAACCATTGTGAAGCTTACCGAATTGTAAACAATCAAGTTTTtctactctttttatttttatttttttattacaatgtaACAAATGGGTATTTGGGGTAGGTATAATACTAGGTTATGActtattctcataaaaaaaaattaataaaaacaactaGAAGATATTgcctaaaagaaaattgtaaatcAAAAGGGACTTTATTGAATCCTTgttgataataattaaaaatatttaattaattgcaTATATGTATCTTTCTTCAAAGGTGACTTGGCTGATTGTTAAGCCTAATTTGTATTTGAAGTGGTCCTTTAAGAACACTTTCTCTCATGTACTATGCAAAGGGTGGTGATGGGTTAAATATTTGTCTTTTAAAAAGGCATGGTGGGTCAAGAAAAGAATCCACAACCtcccaaaagagagagagagagagagagcataaaACCATATTCACCTAGAAATGATATCTTACacaatggaaaatattttcctttatgTGAGAATTTCAATGACCCTGCCATGAGTCTACTTTACAAAGATGGATTTGGTGTGATGGGTGGTGGAGTGAGGC
This genomic stretch from Quercus robur chromosome 4, dhQueRobu3.1, whole genome shotgun sequence harbors:
- the LOC126720787 gene encoding probable BOI-related E3 ubiquitin-protein ligase 3; its protein translation is MAVEARHLNLFPSQLIGNREMMNPIEANANMYNNNQMGYTYTVPLSGTTTETMLPAAYNSLMNDSIPQKAAIKSESGLTYNIPIPISRKRSRDSMINPSLSFLSHHQTTPQPQKNCGSFSFLGEDISFQIQQHQFDIDRLISQHMEKVRMEIEEKRKRQARRIVEAIEVGMMKRLKAKEEEIEKIGKMNWALEERVKSLCIENQIWRDLAQTNEATANALRSNLEQVLAAQVKEERTHGAALDEAALLMDDAQSCCGSSGEEEDHHHRDVVVVEGGRRTLACGVAQDKEDDGNGNGNYYNENYKTSSECGNNRWCRNCGKQESCVLLLPCRHLCLCTVCGSTLHICPICKSPKNASVHVNMS